The genomic region CGTTTAAAAGCGCCCTGCTGCATTTCGTCGCAGAAATACCCCGGGGCCTCAAATGCTGTTACTTTGCTCGTCAGCGTCTGCCACACGCCAAAATGCCGCGCCCGGAACGTGACGGAGTCGCCGAGCTGCAGCACGCCGCGGCGGACGCCACCGATGATTTGCTCCTGGGTTTGGCTGGCCGAAATGGTATGCAAATCCATACTTAACGCCAGCTGAAAACAGCGGGCCGATGGGGCGTTGATGAATGTCAGGACTTCGATAGTGGGCATAACACTCTTACAATTAGTTGCTTGCTTATCTTACACTGTGCGCCAGGCAGGCTTCCCTGAAGCTTACTATATTCTGCTTTTTAGCCTGCTTTAAATACCGCTTGATTGGCGCATAGCCAACAGTTTGAGGCACATTGACCGAGAAATAGCCCGGCAAATGACTTTCCTCCCAATCACAGCCCAGCTTCTCCAAAGCCTGTTGCACCGCACTCTTCATGTCCGCCTGCAGCAGCATAATCTGCAGCGTGGTGTTGCCGGATTCCTCTTCCAGTCCTTTCACAACCAGCTGTCCTTCCTCCATCTCCGCCAGCACAATGTCACCTAACGAGTAGCTCGTCACGAAAAACGGCACATTATCGAGCCTATATAAACCTTGTTTTTGGTCGACTACTTCAGCCCACAGGCTTTCCACATAATCCTCATCAAGCACCGTATTGAAGAAATGAAAAACCACTTTAACTGAGGCTGACTCCATGGAAATCGTATTAAGCTGTTGACAGGTATCGGTAAAATCACTTGCCTAAAAAAAGCCTATATAAGCGAAATACCCCACGCATGTTTACATACGTGGGGTATCAATTACTTGCTCAGGATAGGCTTGCTTATAACGACTTCACGGCCGGCGCTACTGCCGGAGCCGGCGTAACAGCCGCCGTTTTGGCGCCTTTCTTCATGCAGCACGAGGGCGTGCCGGCCGTGGCGCCGGTTTTGGCGCACTTGGCGGCCATTTCGGTGGAGCAGGCTTCTTTCTTCTTGCCTTTGCCGGCGGCTTTGTCGCCCTCGTGGGCAACGGCGGAACCGGCGAAGGCGAACAGGGCGAGGGCGAGCAGGGCGTTTTTCATGGGTAGTATCGAGGAAAGAGGAAACAAATGGCCAAAAGCCCGGGTTGGCTCCTGGTTGCCCTAAAGTAATGCGGTTTCGGCAGAAACCCGCGCCGCGGCGGCCCTACCTTTGTGGCGGCGCTTCGGCGGCCACTTTCCGTT from Hymenobacter canadensis harbors:
- a CDS encoding SRPBCC family protein, which gives rise to MPTIEVLTFINAPSARCFQLALSMDLHTISASQTQEQIIGGVRRGVLQLGDSVTFRARHFGVWQTLTSKVTAFEAPGYFCDEMQQGAFKRMRHEHHFQVQDAGTLMRDVFEFASPLGWLGQVVDALVLKRYLRKFLVARGRVVKHYAESGQWREVLAAQ
- a CDS encoding DUF4265 domain-containing protein — its product is MESASVKVVFHFFNTVLDEDYVESLWAEVVDQKQGLYRLDNVPFFVTSYSLGDIVLAEMEEGQLVVKGLEEESGNTTLQIMLLQADMKSAVQQALEKLGCDWEESHLPGYFSVNVPQTVGYAPIKRYLKQAKKQNIVSFREACLAHSVR